Proteins encoded in a region of the Deefgea piscis genome:
- a CDS encoding TMEM165/GDT1 family protein has product MFDTLLVSTGVVAIAEMGDKTQLLSLILAARFRRPLPIVAGIFVATVLNHFAAAWIGQQVAGLISAEILRWIVGLGFLAIAAWALVPDKISEEESQVKPYGAFVATTIAFFFAEIGDKTQIATVALALKYTPLWQVVMGTTIGMMLANVPAVYLGNWIAARMHLLQMIRFVAAGVFAILGVLALMGVAG; this is encoded by the coding sequence ATGTTTGATACGTTGTTAGTTTCAACTGGCGTAGTGGCTATTGCCGAAATGGGCGATAAAACACAATTACTGTCGTTGATTCTTGCTGCCCGTTTTCGTCGGCCGTTGCCGATTGTGGCGGGCATTTTTGTTGCAACTGTTTTGAATCACTTTGCTGCTGCATGGATAGGGCAGCAGGTGGCTGGTTTGATTTCTGCCGAGATTTTGCGCTGGATTGTCGGACTTGGTTTCTTGGCGATTGCTGCGTGGGCTTTGGTGCCCGATAAAATCAGCGAAGAAGAATCACAAGTAAAACCGTACGGGGCTTTTGTTGCGACAACAATAGCGTTCTTTTTTGCCGAAATTGGTGATAAAACGCAAATCGCAACGGTCGCGTTGGCTTTAAAGTACACCCCATTGTGGCAGGTGGTTATGGGAACAACGATAGGAATGATGCTAGCCAATGTGCCCGCAGTGTATTTGGGTAATTGGATTGCCGCGCGAATGCATTTATTGCAAATGATTCGATTTGTTGCGGCTGGCGTCTTTGCGATTCTAGGTGTCTTGGCCCTGATGGGTGTTGCGGGTTAA
- a CDS encoding low molecular weight protein-tyrosine-phosphatase, producing MQKVLMICTGNICRSPTADGVLRHKVLAQHLAGQIEVDSAGTQSYHVGEAPDRRAQKHALRRGYDLSALRARQVNAMDFAEYDLILAMDKSHLAYLKQHCPVNHQHKLRLFMTFATQSSEREVPDPYYGGDAGFELVLDLIEDACDGILQSLR from the coding sequence ATGCAAAAAGTGCTGATGATTTGTACTGGCAATATTTGTCGCAGCCCAACTGCGGATGGTGTGTTGCGACATAAAGTGCTGGCACAGCATTTGGCGGGACAAATTGAAGTCGATTCTGCTGGAACGCAAAGTTATCATGTGGGTGAGGCGCCCGATCGACGGGCGCAAAAACATGCTTTGCGCCGTGGTTATGATTTGTCAGCTTTACGGGCTAGGCAAGTTAATGCTATGGATTTTGCTGAGTATGATTTGATTTTAGCTATGGATAAAAGTCACCTAGCTTACTTGAAACAGCATTGCCCTGTTAACCATCAGCACAAGCTGCGCTTATTTATGACTTTTGCGACCCAATCGAGCGAGCGTGAAGTGCCTGATCCTTATTACGGTGGGGATGCTGGTTTTGAGTTGGTGCTTGATTTGATTGAAGATGCTTGCGACGGGATTTTGCAATCTCTGCGTTAG
- a CDS encoding adenine phosphoribosyltransferase, which yields MNKSISNNALPNANYIRDRIRTVADWPQAGVMFRDITPLLQDKKTFRLLVDIFVHRYMDQKLDVVAGIDARGFILGAVVAYELNLGFVPIRKKGKLPFDTIAEEYELEYGSATVELHADACQAGDRVLLIDDLVATGGTMIAAANLLKRLGAEVVEAAAIVDLPELGGSKLVRDQHIELFTVCDFSGH from the coding sequence ATGAATAAATCCATTAGCAATAACGCATTACCTAATGCGAACTATATCCGTGATCGAATCCGAACTGTGGCCGACTGGCCGCAGGCTGGGGTTATGTTTCGCGATATCACGCCCTTATTGCAAGATAAGAAAACTTTTCGTCTGTTAGTGGATATTTTTGTCCATCGCTACATGGATCAAAAGTTAGATGTCGTCGCTGGAATAGATGCGCGTGGATTTATTTTGGGTGCGGTCGTCGCTTATGAGCTCAACCTCGGTTTTGTTCCTATTCGTAAAAAAGGCAAGCTGCCATTTGATACGATTGCCGAAGAGTATGAGCTGGAGTATGGCTCAGCTACCGTGGAATTGCATGCTGATGCATGTCAGGCTGGTGATCGCGTTCTACTGATTGATGATTTGGTAGCAACCGGTGGCACCATGATTGCCGCAGCAAACCTGTTGAAACGGCTGGGTGCTGAAGTTGTTGAAGCTGCAGCCATTGTTGATTTGCCAGAGTTAGGCGGCTCAAAATTGGTGAGAGATCAACATATTGAATTATTTACAGTTTGTGATTTCTCTGGGCATTAA
- a CDS encoding NCS2 family permease, producing the protein MLESFFKLKENGTDVRTEVIAGFTTFLTMAYIVFVNPSILAKTGMDFNSVFVATCLAAALGTAIMALVANYPIALAPGMGLNAYFTYTVVLGMGVSWQVALGAVFISGVIFLCVSLFKVREAIVNAIPHSLKLAISAGVGMFLAIVALKNAGVVTGSPATLVTLGDIHAPQTLLAIFGFFLIVALEYRKVHGSIIISILAVTLMSIGMGLSEFKGVFSAPPSMAPTFMQMDLMGALDVALLGVVFVLFFVDLFDTTGTLVGVSHRAGLLDKDGKLPRLKKALLADSVAITAGAVMGTSSSTAYVESAAGTAVGGRTGLTSLVVAILFLLALWFSPLAATVPAYATAPALCYVAVLMTRGLAEIEWDDLTESAPAVMTALAMPFTFSIADGIAFGFISYAVIKLLAGRYKDLSAAVLIIAALWVVKFAFFH; encoded by the coding sequence ATGCTGGAGTCTTTCTTTAAGCTAAAAGAAAACGGTACCGATGTAAGAACCGAAGTTATCGCAGGTTTCACTACATTTTTAACGATGGCTTACATCGTCTTTGTTAATCCGTCGATCTTAGCTAAAACCGGGATGGATTTTAATTCAGTGTTTGTCGCTACCTGTTTAGCCGCGGCATTGGGTACTGCAATTATGGCTTTAGTAGCCAATTATCCTATCGCACTTGCACCAGGTATGGGCTTAAATGCCTATTTCACCTATACCGTGGTTTTGGGTATGGGGGTTTCTTGGCAGGTAGCACTAGGGGCCGTATTTATCTCTGGGGTGATTTTTCTTTGCGTTTCACTCTTTAAAGTCCGTGAAGCGATCGTAAATGCGATCCCACACTCACTTAAATTGGCGATTTCTGCCGGTGTTGGTATGTTTTTGGCGATTGTTGCGCTGAAAAACGCGGGTGTGGTGACAGGTTCACCTGCTACTTTGGTTACCTTGGGTGATATTCATGCGCCGCAAACATTGCTGGCGATTTTTGGCTTCTTTTTGATCGTTGCTTTGGAATACCGCAAGGTGCATGGCTCGATTATTATTTCAATTTTGGCAGTCACTTTAATGTCAATTGGCATGGGGCTGTCTGAATTTAAAGGCGTATTTTCTGCTCCGCCGTCAATGGCGCCAACGTTCATGCAAATGGATTTAATGGGTGCATTAGATGTGGCCTTGTTGGGCGTGGTGTTTGTGTTGTTCTTTGTCGATTTGTTCGATACCACCGGTACTTTAGTGGGTGTTTCACACCGCGCTGGTTTGTTAGATAAAGATGGCAAGTTGCCACGCTTGAAAAAAGCCTTGCTGGCTGATTCAGTTGCAATTACTGCCGGTGCTGTGATGGGTACTTCTTCAAGTACCGCTTATGTTGAATCTGCCGCAGGCACTGCAGTTGGTGGCCGCACTGGTTTGACTTCTTTGGTTGTTGCGATTCTATTTTTATTGGCGTTATGGTTTTCGCCTTTGGCCGCCACAGTTCCAGCCTACGCAACAGCGCCAGCACTGTGTTATGTCGCCGTATTAATGACACGTGGTTTGGCTGAGATTGAATGGGATGATTTAACTGAGTCAGCACCGGCAGTCATGACCGCGCTGGCCATGCCATTTACCTTCTCAATTGCTGATGGTATTGCATTTGGCTTTATCAGCTATGCTGTGATTAAACTGTTGGCAGGCCGTTATAAAGACCTGAGTGCTGCAGTTTTGATTATTGCTGCGTTGTGGGTTGTTAAATTTGCCTTTTTCCATTAA